ctgctcggGGCAGACCCGCCCGCCCGAGCCGGAGTTACAAGAGCCGCCTCCGCACGCGGGGGCCCGGCCACTCGGAGCAGCTCCGCCGCGGGGACTGCACCGCCCGCCCTGCCGGACCCGCCCCGACCGGGGCTCGCCGCCTGCAGCAGCCGCAGCACCGCGACCTGGGGCCCCGCGCGGGCTATGGCCGTGCCCGGGGGCTGAGCGCGCAGGTAGGGGCACCGGGCGCAGCGGGGCGCCGCGGGAGCAGGACTCCGAGAACcggtgaggggaggggggctgcaggGCTTGGGTGAGGCGCTTGGGCCGGGCGCACTGCGAGGATTCAAACAGCGTGGAGCAAGCTGGGCAGCCGCGGGGCCGCGCGGGGAGGCGACGCGTCGCGCCCTGGGAGCCAAACTGTGCCTCCGGAGTTGGGGCGCAAGTTGGAAAATCGTTCCGAAGCGTGTTTTGCTCCAGTCCTTATTTCTCTCGAGGGCTGACTGTTGGTTCTGTTGCGCGGCAGGGCGCCCCGTTCCTGGCCTGGGGGCCCCTGTGGGTCCCTGTCccatcccctccttctccttgggGCGGTGGCTCAAGCGCTCTGCTCCCGCTCCTATTCCGTGTTTACTGGAGAAGTTTCCGAGGTCGCCGCCGCTGCCCCTCGGCCCCTCccggagcccccccacccccgcgcccccTCCGCTgtccctccccgctccccacaCCTCCGCCTCTAACTGTGCGTCCGGAGTCCTCGCGGCCCCACCCAGTTCTGTACCACCAGCCTCTCCCTTTCTCAGCCCCCCTCCTGCTGCCCCGCCCTAGTCTGGCCCCTCCGCGTTCCCCGCTCCAGAagtctcccttcttcctccaagGCCGCGCTGCCTGAAGTTTGCAGCGCGCCTCGGGGCGGGacgggtgggagtgggggtggggggcgtaaTTAGGGAGATTCCAGCgcggggggtgggcggggaggggggggtacTGTGCGGCGGCCCGGCCCTCGGCACCGCCCCTTCCCTTTCGGGGGCGGCgcgctctcccccaccccactcccaaaCCCGTCCGGGCGGGATGGCCCCCGCCCCAGCGCCTGGCACGGCGCCAGCAGCCTGAGGAATGTGGTGGTTGGAGCCGCTGACTAATTCAAACCAGAACTCGGGGAGGAGtggtgaggggcaaaggggagggggaggaaggggctgtgTGTGGGACGTGGGGGCAGGAGGCGGCTCCGCTGTAGGAGGAGGGCTTAGCTGCCGTCTCGGGAACCCTCCGCTCCAGCCGCGCGCTCCAGGAGACAGGGTTGGGGGATCGAGGTCCTGCCCTGGAGTTGGAAAGGCAGAGTGCTTAGGGTGTGTTCGGAGCGCAGTGTTATGTAAGGCTTTCCCATGCGGGGAGCGGGAGTGCAGCGTGGGAGGGCCTGGCCCTCCCCTGGCTGGCCTGGACGCCCCCTGCAGTGCCCGGGCCCGGGATGTGGGGGGCGCAGCCCTGGGCGGCGCTGGCCGCGAGGGACACGTGGGGTCTGAGCACGCCTGGCTGTGCCCCTTGCGTGGGAGGGGAGCCGAGCGGGCAGACGGGGCAACTCACAGCTCTAGCTGCCCACCACTCCCACCAGGTGGGGGACGGCCCTGGCGCCTTTGCACAATGTGGCCAACAGAGAATTGGGTGCGTGGTGTGTGCTCTCGCCTTTCACTGGGTGTGGCTGCAGAGAGGTGGTGGCCCCCGGGAGCCCGCGGTGTGCTGCTGACAGCCCTGCTCTGTGCAGTGGGTTTATGGAAAGGCAGAGTGGGACCATCCCCTGTAGTGGGGTCCTTAGAGAATGACCTGGAGTTTAGGAGAAAAAAGGTCTCGGATATttacctctgtgtccccagcacggCGCTGGGCTCCCAATAATTGCTTTTGAAATAGTTTCCTCAGTTAGAATCCAGCCTCCGAAGGCAGGGATCACCTGCCCTTCCTTGCACAGTCCAGCATTGGTGGGGACTGGGTTGGTGTTATGGGACCTAGTGACAGTGTGGGGGCCGTAGTGATAGGTggaggctggcggggggggggggaggggggggagaggaagggattGAAGGTGCTTTGGAAGGCATTTCCAGGCCTCTGCACCTATGCTGCGTCTAAAGTAGGGGGCGGGGCagattctactttcttttccctctcttcctctgccctgccaGGAGGGAAATCCCTGGGGCAGGGTGTGGCACTCACTTCCTTTCCCAAGAGGAATGGGGAGGCTTCCTTCTCCTTGACCCAAAGGGGTGATGGGTTGGGCCAGCACATGGTAGGTAGAGTGTGCAGAGTGGGGAGTAAAAGGGCGCCCCAGGCTTGGGGGTACCTCCTTGCTCTGAGCTGTGAGCTGCCCTAtgaaggaggtggggtggggcagggagggagaggacctGGGACCATGAGAGCTGGGCTAGCATAGGACACAGGGTCCGCAAGCTTCAAAATGGGGCTTAGAGGGTGTCTAAGCCCCTCTCTAGAGCCTTTTCCTGAAGAGACTATAGGCAGGAACATTGGTCATCGAGCAAGGACACATAGGCGGGGCTTCGTGCTGGTGACAGGGAGGCCCTTAGCAGTGATTCAGGGGTCCTGGTTTGGGCAGCCCCTTGAAGAGCTAACCCCACAGAGCTGGGGACTTGTACCAGCCAGACTTGGTTCAGGGTGGTGAGGCTacagcccagggcccagggtgcACCTGAGAGAGGAAACCACAGAAGACTGGTGGAGGGAGAAGGCTAGCAGCGGACAAGGGCAGGGAATGGGCTGGGAGTCTCTGGGGTCACCTGAGTCCCAGGGAGGCCCTGGGTGGAGCTGCCCAGGCATTGCCAGACTAGATTCTTTGGCTTAACTTGGAATTAGCTGGCTGGCGCTGGTGGAGCACACTGCCCAGAGCCTGAGGAGCTGGTTTGAGAGGTTGGGGCAAagctgtgggggtggaggggtgtgtgGGGCTCTGGGGTGTGGCCACCACCTTCCTCAGAACTTGGGAACCGCCTGGGGACAGACAGAGGCATACCAGGAGAGCTAGTCCTGCTCTTGATGGGAACTCTCCCACTGCTGGCTCTTCCCcgctccccccccaccactccccaaCGCCCCCAAGTTTCTCTCCTTGGAGCTGGGCTGACCCTCTGCCTGTGCCTGAGGACAGGAAGGGAGGTGGCTGCTGGAGAAGGTCTAGAATGTGCTGGTTTCAGTCAGGTGGTGGCGGCGGCCGATGTCTAGGGCCTTCTGCTTTCTCTTCGGCCCCCACGGGCTTCATCCAGGCTCGCCGGGAGCTGGCATAGCCCTGGTCCCTGACCATCCCGCTGGGCTCCCAGGCCTTCCTGGGCAAGCTCAGTTTCTTCCGTGCGTGGtggccggggctggggggtgggggcctgcGTGGGTGGGCCACAGTGGGGCTCAGCaggaatgtgtgtgtgcgcaggAGTTCTGACAGAGCCCCTCAGGTCCCCCCAGGAGGAGGCCTGGGCCGTTGTAGCTGCGGGTCTTGCTTGTGTCCACGCGGTGCCGTCTCATGGTGGCCTTGTGTCCCTGTGAGCACTGGTGTCATAGCGGTGAGGTGTGTGTTATTCCCTGTGGGAGGATGTTCTCCTGGCTGAGCATGGTGGTCCCGGATGTGACACTCTGCTTGCATCTGGGGCTTACAGGGCAGGAGACAGAAGTGGGACTCCGCCCTGGTGGTGGAGGTTTCACAGGGGCTGCGGGTGAGGACTAGAGTCCGTTTCTGCATCCTGGACGGCTTCCGGGCCCACAGGCCCGCGGGAGGGTGAGGATAGCTCTGGAAATGAAGCCCCGGCTGAGTGAGGCGCTGCATACGGCTGGTCAGGGAGGGGCATCCTGCCCTGTCCCTGGGGGCCGGAGCGGAGGTTCTAGGGGAAGGGGAAGTGCCTGGAGCTGATCCCGGCTTCGTGTCCCGGCTGGGCTGGGGGGCGGCTCTTTGGCGGCTGAGCCTCGGGGCCTGGCCCTGCGCCCCTGCACTAGCGGGGCCTGACCGCTGGGCGGAGAGCTTGCCTGTTGCTTGGGGAGTTTCTGCACCCCCTGGCAGCTCCCGGGCTGtcaccttcccccccccccgcccccggggtgAGACGGAGCGTTCCTCTTCACCGCCCCTGCCCCGTGGAGGGTGCCACCCTCAGAGCTGGTGTCTTAGTCCCAGTGGTCCTGGGTAAAGGCTCTCTCTTCCCGGGCTATGCGGCCAGAGGCAGGGACTTGGGGCTGGATAATGGGCTGCTGCTCCCATCCCCtgtggcagggaggaggggagtccCTCTCGGTcatgggaggaagagggaatctCCCTCCCTGCTGGAAGTGAGAACTTGGAGCtcgctggggggtgggaggaagctgTGCGCAGAGGGCcaggggagagaggtggagaaAGGTATAAGGGAGGGACCCAGCAGGCCCGTGGGGTAGGAGCGAGCGGGGCTCCCCTGGACGCTGAGGTGGGGGGCCCCTGCTGGGGCTGACCAGGAGGAGAGGGCTGGAGTGACCCAGCTGGAGGAACTTCCTGCTGGTGGGAGCTGTGGGCTGGGCCAGTGGCGCAGGTAGCCAGGGAACGAGGAGATAGGGGCACACAGgtagagggagacacagactccgGGCGCCGGGTTGGCAGGTGGAGGCGCCTCCCATaatgggcagggcctggggctgcctggACAGGTGTCTGTTGGGAGCTGGGGAAGGCGGGGCTGTGGGCCTGCTCAGGGCTGGGAAGAGTGGGGAACGGGGCTGATGAGCATGTCTGTGTGCACGCGGAGTGTGCGCGTCCTTGTGTGTCTTTCTGGGAATGTCTCTCCAGTGCCCAGATCGCCTGTGTCTTGCAGCATGTTAGTCGTATTCTCCCTGATaatcccaccctccccccaacacacaacgGGCCCCCTTGGGCTGCACCCCCCAGGATGAACGGAGTGTAAACGTTCTCGATGCCAGCTTAGACTCTTGAGATTATCGTGCTCTTCTCCCCCAGTTAGAATAGGGcatgctgttttccagacggAGCTCTGGCAGCCGCCTCCATGGAGGTCCGTTTGGAGGCCTGGGCCCCGGAAGCCATGCCTGCCCCGTGTGGGATGAGCGTCAGCCCTGTTGTGGTTGTTCCCGTTTCCCAGTGAGCGGAAGTAGCTGCCTTGCCCTACTGGTGCTTTTCTCTGGAGTGGGTCTCGTGTCCCCCAAGCCCCAGAGGGGACGACTCTCTTGGCCTTCACCTGCTGGGGCCCCAGAGAGTGTCCAGGTGAGCTGGGGGTCTGTGTGGCTCAGGATTTCTGACTCCTGGGGACGTGGCCTCAACGAGCCCCTCAGATCCTGGCTCCCGGGATGCCTGGGACTCTGCCCGTCCGGGTCTGCTGTCCCCAAGCTGTTGGCCAGGAAGTGGCTGGTGTGTGGACACAGGAGGCCGTGGGCCCTGGCCCTCCGTCCTGCGGCTTGTGGCGCTTGAGAGGCGTCAGGCTCTCTGGGCGAGTCTCCTGCGCTCCTTGGGTCTCTGGGTCCCCTAGGGGAATCTCAGCCCCTCTCGCTGAGGCCTCCCCCCGCACCACGCTCCCTCTAGGTGAGCATGGAGGCCCCTTCATCTTCCCGTGGGTgtctctctggccctcctccaGTGCAGGTCTCTCTTCTGTGTATCTCCCTTGTGCATCTTTCTCTGTGGTTTCTCATCCTGTGTGTATTTATTTGCGCCTTCATTCCTCCACCGAGGTAAAGGCTGTTTGCTTTGGAGCCACAGAGTCCTGGAAGCCCGGGCTTACATCTCAAACCCTCGCTCATACTTGGGCAAGTCATCTTACCTCTGGAGGCCTGCTGCTGCATCTCTAAAATAAGGACATTAATTATTAATCACGGAGGGTTGTCTGGGATCGAATGAGCCCCCAGGCCTGGAAGTACAGCACGCCACAGGAGCTCGgcaaaattctctttttctcaatCTGTTGGGGGTTTTCTCTCAACGCagagctttctcttcctctttgctgTCTGGTGTTTATGAGAGTGGATTGCCCCTCTGGGTGTGTCTCCCTTTTCTTTGAATATCCTAGCTTCTCGTCCTGTTATAAGTGTTCGGGACTTTCCCTCTGGTGGAGGTCTCTACCTGGGGTGTGAGTCATTTCATTCTTCCTGGGCTCGGGAGGTGCTTCTCCCTGGCTTGTGTGTATGGTGGGTCTGATCCCTCCCGTACCTGCCATTGCGCTGGGTCCAAGTCCCACTGCTGTTGGTGGTGTCTCCTCAGTGGGTGGGAGCGCTTCTCTCTCCCTTGGAGCCTCACCTCCCGTGTCCGTCCCGTGCTGGGCATGTGATCACACTTGTGTCCCTCTGGTATGTAGCTTCAGGTTTGGCGCACGGAGGCACGGAGGCCCACGGGCATGTCTCTCGGGCACTGGGCCTCTATCAGTTCCTGTCATCTTAACCCTGACGCTGGCTGCGAGGCTGTTTTTGGCTGCAGCAGTGGTTAGGCTGGGCCCCCTCCCTGGCTGACTTCATACTCGCTCTTGGGGGACGAAGGGGCTCTGTTCCCTAAGGGCAGGGTGGGAAAGGTGCTCCTCTGGACGCCACCCCTGGCGGAGACCCTCTGCCctgggcaaggagtctgcttcccgGATCTGCCCGCATGTCAaaccccctccccgccgccccccggtCTGCACATTCCTCTttgaaggcttttaaaaaatttttatttatttatttgagagagagagtgttcgggagcagggggcggggcagagggagagggagaagcagacttcctgctgagcaaggagcccaacggggggctcgatcccaggaccctgggatcatgacctgagccgaaggcagatgcttaaccgactgagccacccaggcgccccctctttgcAGTTTTGAATTGTTGGCACAGCCTTGTTCTTCTCTCGCTGCTTCTGGCCTGAGTTATGGTGTCCCCGCAGTCTCAGCCTCACAGGTGGAGTGGACATACCATCTCGCTCTTTCTCGGCCCTCTAAGCAGCCCTCTGCCTAGAGGgtccccactccagcccctcccatcATAAAGGACACTGTGAGCCAGGGTCAGGTGGACCTCGGGGTGGGGAGGCGGCCGACCAGGGTTCTGGGACCCCGACACTCTCCTGtcctcacctctctgggcctcgccttccccatctgtaaatacCGGACAGTGCAGTCCCGCAGGGCTTTCTGCAGTGGTGGAAATGTTCTGCACCTGCCCTGTCTAATATGGTAGCCCTTATGTGATTGTTGagctcttgaaatgtggctactgcAAGCAATAAACTAACAAttcaatttaacttaatttaaatcagtatacatttaaatagccacatacaGCTACCATGTTGACAGCAGGGCTATAAGGTGTCCTCTAGCTCCAAAGGCTTATGACACTTGGGCCGAATGTGCAGAATTCCCCGGAGTTCCAAAGACCCTCCTTTGGGTCGCCACAGGGCAGGACCCTCAGGCCCTGGGGAAGCCTGGCGTCACCTGACTTACGTAGGAGAAGAAGGGCCCATCTGGGCTTGGTACAGGCCCCAAAGATGTGGGAGAGACGGAGCGCCGGGACTCAGATGCAGTAAACAGACCCTTCCCACCGTGGTCTCGAATCCCCCAGTAGCACCCCCATGTGCTGCCACCTCAGTGGcccagagcagaggagaggggaggggagaaggagaagccctGGGCCGGGGCAGGCAGGGTGGTTGGCAGCCCCTCCTGGCCAGGAATCCAGGGGGTGCCCTGCCGGGGCCAACCTGCAGCCCCCGGTCCCACGGCTCCTGTTCTCACGGGCTGTGGACCCTTCACCGCTCACAAtggctctctcccctccttctgagCTGCTTGGCTTGAGGCGCGTAGCAAGTCCCTCCTGAGCCTCCGAGCTGTGCTTTCGGGGACTCCTggcctggggctccatcctgagGGAAGCTGACTGCCCCTCTGGCCCCGGGGCTCTGGCCAACGAAGCACTTTGTCGATGGGTTTTTAGGCGTGACCCTTTGCATGTCTGGAGCTGTTGCAGCCTCAGTGACTcattggggaaggagggagggtggggccGAGTTGTGGGCGAGGGTGAGCTGGCTCGCCGTCTCCGCCCCTCGCTAGCTGCTGGCTCTGCTGGGCAGAGAAAAGGGGGGCCTGCTCAAGGAGGAAGAGTGGGGTGCCAGGCTGGTTGGTGGCTTCAGAGAGCTGAGAAGCCCTCAGGCTGGAAgccttttccttccctgccctgcctggctCCCCGTCCGCAGGGCTGGACGCTGGGGGAAGGTGCCTTAAAGTCGCAGCTGTGCTGTTCGCTGGGGTCAGCGTGACTTCCCATAGGGGCTGCTTGTCGGGAGGGGAGGAAGTGATTCCCTAGCTCACACCTGTGCCGATAGGCCGCTCACGGTCAGTGACTCTGCCCGCCTCCTAGGCAGCACCTGTGTCCTAAATACTGCATGCGTGAGTTCAGCGCGTGGAGGACTGGGGACCTAGGTGCTGTCTTTCGCCAGAGCTGCTAAGCACCCGTGAATTTCCGAGGGACACAATCCTGTCCTCAGAGGCAAACTCTAAGGCCTTCAAGAGAACTGGCAAATAATAGGTTCTCTTTGCCCCGTTCTCTCCTTCTACATTTCATTCCCCCCCAGGTGGTTCCCCAACCTTCTAGAACATTCTGAGGCTAAATGAGTCACGCCCAGAGCACCTTGCTCATAATTTATATCCGGGACAGGAACTTCAGTCTTTAAAATCTCCCCATCTGGCACATGGAGCGCATTTAGTAAATGCTGGGAGGACACGCAAGTGAAGTTCGGTGACAATCTGAAGTTGCGAGCGGgcgcagggctgggctgggctgtgtcTGTCCCTTgctggttttctttgctgtgtctGCAACGGTGTTGGACATGCAGGAGGCCATCAGTATGCACGTATTTATTGATCAGTTTACGAATTTCTGAATGTAAACAGCTTCAGGGTGGGGCTTTGGGTGAGGCTCTGCCTGATTTTTAGCATCCCCCACACGGTTTCACAGACCTGCTTCTGGATGACTCTGCCCCTGCCATTCTGCGTGGGTGGCTGTAGGCCAGGGCTGTATTCAGAGTCCTGCCTCGTGTCTTTCCAGGGCACCTCTGCAGCTGACAGCTCATCCTGTGGCCAGAGGGCATCTTTGCTCCCGAGTGCCGGCACCTATGGGGGCCTGGCCCAGCGCCGTGCGTGGGCAGCCAGATGGGCCCTGACTCCCCGTGTCCCGGAGGCAGCTCAGCTGCATTCAAGCATCTGGGGCGTGGGCTGGCCCCCGGGGCGGGGCTTGGGGCTTCTTTGGTTCAGCCCGCTGCACCTGGAGCTCCCAGCTGGTGAGAGTCCCCCTGGTCCTAAGGACCGGGTTGGATCAGGTGTTGGATCAGGTGACTCAGAGTCACTGTTTgtcagcaggggagggagggcaccACCATTCCTGCTTTCAGGTCTGCCAGGCAGTCGCCTTCAGTgctggagacacagagaagtgGAGTCTCACGCCGGTTAAAGCTGCAGACCTGATGTGCTGTAGGGGAGAGAGTTGCAGACTCAGAGCCCAAGGGTAGTGGCACGCTCACGGTGGACCTCAGCTCTCAgtctctccatctgtaaaatggggacagcaaTGTCTCCTTCCTGGAGCTGTTACAAAGAGCCTAAAGAGAATGGGTGTTTTGTGAGACTCGTGTGCGCCTGAGCTTTTCCACACATGCTCACGCGCTCTCTCCTTCCGTCCTCAGGGAGATCCTGTGTCAGCTCCgttttcacagaggaggagaTGGATGTTCAGAGAAGTTGAGTGACTTGGCCAGGGACATGCACACAGATGGGAGGATGCAGAGctagggtttatttatttatttatttatttatttaaagattttatttatttgacagagagagacacagcgagagagggaacacaagcagggggagtgggagagggagaagcaggcttcctgccgagcagggagcccgatgtggggctcgatcccagaaccttgggatcatgacctgagccgaaggcagacgcttaacgactgagccacccaggtgtgccccagggtttatttatttttattttttaaagattttatttatttatttgagagagagagagagagagagagctcgtgagcagaggcagagggagaaacaggctccccgctgaactgggagcccgatgcaggactccatcccaggaccccgggatcatgacccgagctgaaggcagccgcttaactgactgagccacccaggggccccagagccAGGGTTGATACCAGGGTTTATATCTGGGTCTGGCTCCCCTAAGCCCCCTTTCCGCGATCCCAGGTTGGACAGTCATGTATGAATGGAACTGAAGTAGGGGAGGGTTGGAGTTTCGGTGTGGCCCCGAGAACGGAACAGGAGCAAGCCAGCCGTCTTTTGCGGTCGGGGTTTTGAGCAAGCCGCCTGTTGAGCGTGAGCATCTTTGTCCACTTTTCCCCAGGCTGTGTGACCGAGATTCCCGACGAGAGAGactgagaagagaggaaggaggggcggGCTCCTGGCAAGGCATCCGCTCCTGAACTGAGTCCTGCAAAAGGTCCGTGGGAGAGAGGGTGTGACGGAGGTGAGGGGTGGCCGGGGGGGGTGGGTGGTCCAGGGGGGGTGGCATCGGGAGGCAGGGTCCTGGGTGGAAGGGATGAGCCAGTGTCCACTTTCCATGGGGACCATTTCCACAGCAGAAGCGGGCATCTGAGACACGCTGCACTCCCTGCGAGTTCACAGCACCAGAGATCCTTGGCTTTCTCGTCTCCTCATGCCCTCGAGCCCCCACTGTCCTGAGCCCCTGTTTCCTTACCTCACCCcagatggagaaggaagaggacacGACCCGGGAGCTGCTGCTGCCCAACTGGCAGGGCAGCGGCTCCCATGGGCTGACCATCGCCCAGAGGGACGACGGCGTCTTTGTGCAGGAGGTGATGCAGAACTCCCCTGCGGCCCGCACTGGGGTGGTCAGAGAGGGTGAGTCACCTCAGAGTGCGGGCTGGCTGCCGGGCTGGGCTGGCTGAGTGCGGTGGAGGGAAGGCCACAGGGGCCGTGGAGGGGCCAGTCCCAGTGACATCAGGATGGTCGGTACCCAagtcctgccctcccctcccctgcccactctGTGTCCCTCGATCCACACAGTCCTCGGGGAAAGCGGTTATGTAGCGGGGTGGAGACATCGTCCTTAGTGCCCACTTCACTACCCACAAGCTCTGCCGCTTCGGGCGCATCGGTGGGCCTCCCTAagccttactttcctcatctgtgcaacGGGTATTACCGCACCTGTCCTGTAGGGTGGTCATGACACGCATTGAATGCAAGTCAGTTCGAGGGTCCAGCATGCGGTGGTTGTGTGCTGTTTTCCCAAGACCCCGTGGGTCTCACCTGCTTCTTGCCCCGCCCTGCTCAGGGGACCAGATTGTGGGTGCCACCATCTACTTTGACAACCTGCAGTCAGGCGAGGTGACCCAGCTGCTGAACACCATGGGGCACCACACCGTGGGCCTGAAGCTGCATCGCAAGGGGGACCACTCCCCTGAGCCTGGCCAGACGTGGGCCCACGAAGTCTTCAGCTCCCGAAGCTCTGAGGTGGTTCTGGTGAGTGCCTGACTGGCCTGTCTGTGCCCTGAGCTCCCTGTAGCCACACTGACCTGCTGGCCACTTCCTGAGCCTTGTGTCTGCCTCCTGCGCCTCTCTGTACCTCCTTCTCCTGCATTCTCCCCCGTGCACTCTGTTAAGTCAGACCGTGTGTTCCTATTTGTGTGTGGCGTGTGGCTGATGTTGCCCCTGAAAGTCTTCCATCAGTCTCTCCAGAGTGCCGCAGCGTAGGGACCCACTCGCGCTGTCTCGCCCTAGATGCCAGGAGGAAGCTCAGCTGCTTGGCAAGGAATCTTCAGACTAGTCTCACAGGTGCCCTGCTCTGCCTCCCAGACACCGTTTTTATCCTTCCAGAGGCCTGGACTCATCTGTGAGTCAGAGGCTGGGCAGCAAAGTGCCTGGGGGACGTTTCTTTGCTCCTTCTGATGGCTTGTTTATTTAACAATAATGGGTCCTCAAAGTGAAAGTGTTAACCCAAGCACGGCAGAGTCTCGACAAATGCTTTCCGAGGGGTCCCCATTAAACAAGCCAGTGAGTTGAGAATTGAGAGCCCAAGGGTCAAATCCACGCAGAGCTGGGAAGCATCCCTGGGACTTGACAGGACGAGTGGAATCTAGAATTGATTGTAAATCCTTCTTCCAGACCACGCAAGGCAGGAATCAACCCCACATCTCTCCCCCATGGCTTTTGCTTCCCAGAGTTTCCCCAAATAATTTGTTTTCCTCCCGCGATGTGGCTGTCAGCCCCTTTCTTGCCCCCTCCGTGGTCCGCCCCAGGAGGCTCCGTGGGCCTCCGTTCTGGTCCCAGCTGCTTTGGGAAACAGGCAACCATGTTGGCAGCTGGGCTGTGGCTGGGCGCCTGTGGCTCAGGCAGACCCTGCTACAGCCTCGGCCGGCCGTGTCTTTCTGCAGAGCGGGGATGATGAGGACTACCAGCGCATCTACACCACGAAGATCAAGCCTCGGCTGAGGTCAGAGGATGGACTAGAAGGGGATCCTGGGGAGACCCAGAGCCGCACCATCACGGTGACTAGAAGGGTCACGGCCTACACTGTCGATGTGACAGGCCGCGAAGGAGCCAGGGAGATCGATATCAGCAGCCCAGAGTTCAAGATCAAGATTCCACGGCATGAACTGACGGAAATCTCCACTGTGGATGTGGACACCTACTCTGGCCAGACAGTGATCAGACTGCCCTCGGGCCCGGGGGCAGTGTCTCCCACCACAGGCTCAGTTGTGGACACCCGAGCGGGGTCCGTTTCTGCTTCAGGACCAGAGCTCCAAGGTGCTGGCCACTCGAAGCTCCAGGTCACCGTGCCTGGGATAAAGGTGGGGAGCCCAGGTGTCAATGTCAGTGCAAAAGGCTTGAACTTGGGTGGCAAAAGAGGGGTCCAAGTTCCAGGAGTGGACATTTCGTCTTctcttgggggtggggcagtggagGTGCAGGACCCGTCTCTGGAGAGTGGCAATAATGGGAAAATTAAAATTCCCACTATGA
Above is a genomic segment from Halichoerus grypus chromosome 11, mHalGry1.hap1.1, whole genome shotgun sequence containing:
- the AHNAK gene encoding neuroblast differentiation-associated protein AHNAK isoform X3, with product MEKEEDTTRELLLPNWQGSGSHGLTIAQRDDGVFVQEVMQNSPAARTGVVREGDQIVGATIYFDNLQSGEVTQLLNTMGHHTVGLKLHRKGDHSPEPGQTWAHEVFSSRSSEVVLNTSQPSALECKDQNKPEETTSRAGAVSVSTPNAGL
- the AHNAK gene encoding neuroblast differentiation-associated protein AHNAK isoform X2 — encoded protein: MEKEEDTTRELLLPNWQGSGSHGLTIAQRDDGVFVQEVMQNSPAARTGVVREGDQIVGATIYFDNLQSGEVTQLLNTMGHHTVGLKLHRKGDHSPEPGQTWAHEVFSSRSSEVVLNTSQPSALECKDQNKPEETTSRAGAVSVSTPNAVSGGADAWLRSLPLIRPPSWQFFRAVAVARKKTAPSESCFCDCSLEHCSKNGKLHLTVPKETNTCS